In the genome of Acidobacteriota bacterium, one region contains:
- a CDS encoding type II toxin-antitoxin system HicA family toxin has protein sequence MKQWPTTKAKRLLAALLRLGWSVKRQSGSHRVLARSGWADFVFAFHDNEEIGPRMLARIAKSTGLKPEDL, from the coding sequence ATGAAACAGTGGCCGACGACAAAAGCCAAACGCCTATTGGCCGCGTTGCTACGGCTGGGTTGGAGTGTCAAACGGCAATCCGGCTCGCATCGCGTGCTGGCGCGTTCAGGTTGGGCCGACTTCGTTTTTGCGTTTCACGATAACGAAGAGATTGGCCCGCGCATGCTGGCGCGCATTGCCAAGTCAACGGGCCTCAAACCAGAAG
- a CDS encoding type II toxin-antitoxin system HicB family antitoxin: protein MNFTIELEQEADGRWLAEVTDMPGVLVYGQSSDEALARVQALALRVLADRLEHGERIPQMLSVSFKAA, encoded by the coding sequence ATGAACTTTACGATTGAACTTGAGCAGGAAGCGGATGGCCGTTGGCTGGCCGAAGTAACCGACATGCCTGGTGTTTTGGTCTATGGGCAAAGCTCTGACGAAGCGTTGGCGCGCGTGCAAGCACTGGCTTTGCGCGTGCTGGCTGACCGGCTCGAACACGGCGAGCGCATCCCGCAAATGTTGAGCGTTTCTTTCAAAGCTGCATGA
- a CDS encoding M20/M25/M40 family metallo-hydrolase has translation MKKLLVFTLAWLLLCITQGSHSQEPNLADLRAANDAWQNGQYADALRGYQRLLKSSVSEQFLEAIALQTGELFQTTELTTDGRNPKLSPDGKLIVYETGPAKATVTRVVAVANPAATLAELPGIGAAIAPAGRKVVYLKLPASDELVKAQAALDSAQGIARIGAQQALTRLQGKLAQLIVRDLTTRQEVELPTAGLLKTSPVFAADGETVFFVGVQETQTNRNDVYAFAPGALQPVVVTDAEGFKTAPVVDPNGKVLLVTMPNANPFAAPRPVPNQPAGNAAADTGQGAGQGGGQGRGGGGGGGGFGGATRFGIVDLATRKVRALDGTAFTLADDGSTVAYLTRNGQENSLNVIPTSGGDPSTVLKTTDRLDAPAFAPDGQRLAYQRMTRDDWEVYLIQRDGKNETRLTREIQHDLLPRFLGPDRLLGVIGEPRHRRSYLYDLKTNQRLRLFHNNTVRTIAPEYNWAASPDGTKLLIQADRDGDTVSNERGVYLMDLSRRVTKAELLARLEKNLAAEVALQTEGQKMYAPIAADVRGVVAQASTNRIFEYEKMLFDFDSKHISRPGNKLASEYLFGLYKSFGYEPEYQWFEPRGALGGKTANVVAKLTGTENPELIYVVGSHYDSVAVGPGADDDTSGTAALLEAARVLAKHPQPATIIFASFTGEEAGLLGSREFVRRAQADKLQIAGALNNDMIGWANDNRLDNTIRYSNDGIRDIQHAAALQFTRLITYDSRYHRSTDATAFFEAYGDIVGGIGSYPVLGNPHYHQPHDWLEGINHQLITETSKTTVATLMLLASSPARLKDLKVVSYNGKTAELSWAAAPEKSVKSYVVTVGNGPRVKVTAPRVSLPNVAPGTVVSVKAVNARGLESWDWARVAIAVSATASGR, from the coding sequence ATGAAAAAACTGCTTGTGTTCACGCTGGCCTGGTTGCTCTTGTGCATTACGCAAGGCAGCCACAGTCAAGAGCCAAACCTGGCTGACCTGCGCGCGGCTAACGATGCCTGGCAAAACGGCCAGTATGCCGATGCCTTGCGCGGTTATCAGCGTTTGCTCAAAAGTTCGGTGAGCGAACAATTTCTCGAAGCGATTGCGCTGCAAACGGGCGAATTGTTTCAAACCACCGAACTCACCACCGATGGACGCAATCCGAAGCTCAGCCCCGATGGCAAGCTCATCGTTTATGAAACCGGCCCGGCCAAAGCGACGGTGACGCGCGTCGTGGCAGTCGCCAATCCTGCCGCCACGCTCGCCGAATTGCCCGGCATCGGCGCAGCCATCGCACCCGCGGGCCGCAAGGTTGTCTATCTGAAATTGCCCGCCAGCGACGAACTCGTCAAAGCCCAAGCCGCCCTCGACAGCGCCCAAGGCATTGCGCGAATCGGCGCACAACAGGCACTGACACGCTTGCAAGGGAAACTGGCGCAATTGATCGTGCGCGACCTGACGACGCGACAAGAGGTTGAATTGCCGACCGCTGGCTTGCTCAAGACTTCGCCCGTCTTTGCCGCCGATGGCGAAACGGTGTTTTTCGTCGGCGTGCAAGAGACGCAAACCAATCGCAATGATGTTTACGCCTTCGCGCCCGGCGCGTTGCAACCCGTTGTTGTCACCGATGCCGAGGGATTCAAAACTGCGCCCGTTGTTGATCCAAATGGCAAAGTCTTGCTGGTCACGATGCCGAACGCGAACCCTTTCGCTGCGCCGCGCCCCGTGCCCAATCAACCTGCCGGTAATGCTGCTGCCGATACTGGACAAGGAGCTGGTCAAGGTGGGGGCCAAGGCCGCGGAGGCGGAGGCGGAGGCGGCGGGTTTGGTGGTGCGACGCGTTTTGGCATTGTTGATCTCGCCACCCGTAAGGTGAGGGCGTTGGATGGCACAGCCTTCACGCTCGCCGATGATGGTTCGACGGTCGCCTATCTCACCCGCAACGGACAGGAGAACAGCCTCAACGTCATCCCCACAAGCGGCGGTGATCCATCCACGGTGTTGAAAACGACCGACCGGCTCGACGCGCCCGCCTTTGCGCCTGATGGACAGCGGTTGGCCTATCAACGAATGACGCGCGACGATTGGGAGGTCTATCTAATTCAGCGCGATGGCAAGAACGAGACGCGGCTGACGCGCGAGATTCAGCACGATCTGTTGCCGCGCTTTCTCGGCCCTGATCGCTTGCTCGGCGTCATCGGCGAGCCGCGCCATCGCCGTTCGTATCTTTACGACCTGAAAACCAATCAGCGCCTGCGCCTCTTTCACAACAACACCGTCCGCACGATTGCGCCGGAATACAATTGGGCCGCTTCGCCCGATGGCACGAAGCTGTTGATTCAGGCCGACCGCGATGGCGACACGGTGTCGAATGAGCGCGGCGTTTATCTGATGGATTTGAGCCGCCGCGTGACCAAAGCCGAGTTGCTGGCGCGGCTGGAAAAGAACCTGGCCGCCGAAGTCGCGCTGCAAACCGAAGGGCAAAAGATGTACGCGCCCATCGCCGCTGATGTGCGCGGCGTTGTCGCGCAAGCCTCGACCAATCGCATTTTTGAATACGAAAAGATGTTATTTGATTTCGATTCCAAACACATCTCGCGGCCCGGCAACAAGCTGGCGTCGGAGTATCTGTTCGGCCTATACAAGTCGTTCGGCTATGAGCCGGAATATCAATGGTTCGAGCCGCGCGGCGCGCTGGGCGGCAAGACGGCCAACGTCGTCGCCAAGCTGACCGGCACTGAAAACCCTGAACTGATTTACGTCGTCGGCAGCCACTACGATTCGGTTGCCGTAGGCCCCGGCGCTGACGATGACACTTCCGGCACGGCGGCTTTGCTCGAAGCCGCGCGCGTGCTCGCCAAACATCCGCAACCCGCGACGATCATCTTCGCTTCGTTCACCGGCGAAGAGGCGGGACTGTTGGGCAGCCGCGAATTCGTGCGGCGCGCCCAAGCCGACAAGCTGCAAATCGCCGGCGCGCTTAACAACGACATGATCGGCTGGGCCAACGACAACCGGCTCGACAACACGATTCGCTATTCGAACGACGGCATCCGCGACATCCAGCACGCGGCGGCGCTGCAATTCACGCGGCTGATTACCTACGATTCGCGCTATCACCGCAGCACCGACGCGACGGCCTTTTTTGAAGCCTACGGCGACATCGTCGGCGGCATCGGCTCTTACCCGGTGCTGGGCAATCCGCACTACCACCAGCCGCACGATTGGCTGGAAGGCATCAACCACCAACTCATCACCGAAACCAGCAAGACCACCGTCGCCACGCTGATGCTGCTGGCTTCCAGTCCGGCGCGGCTCAAAGATTTGAAGGTCGTCAGTTACAACGGCAAGACGGCGGAATTAAGTTGGGCCGCCGCGCCGGAAAAGAGTGTGAAGTCGTATGTCGTGACCGTCGGCAACGGCCCGCGCGTGAAAGTCACGGCCCCGCGTGTGTCGCTGCCCAACGTCGCGCCGGGCACGGTGGTGAGTGTGAAGGCGGTGAATGCGCGGGGGTTGGAAAGTTGGGATTGGGCGCGGGTGGCGATTGCTGTGTCAGCGACTGCCAGCGGGCGTTGA
- the pyk gene encoding pyruvate kinase yields MKKAKIVATIGPASRAPETLRALMQAGMDVVRVNMSHGSHESHAETIQTARAIAAELNHPLAILLDLSGPKIRTGKLRDHQPVLLEAGQQLLITTREIEGDATIVSTGYVHLPNDVNAGDRILLADGLIELKVEQTTKTEVATRVINGGLLGENKGINVPGVKLSAPSLTEKDRADLTFGLQQCVDYVALSFVRSARDCIGAQTLIEFLGSHVPLIAKIEKREALDDLDNIIEACDGVMVARGDLGVETSVESVPFHQKQIIAKANAAEKLVITATQMLESMTHEPRPTRAEASDVANAILDGTDAVMLSAETATGQYPVAAVETMARIISFTESNCPLDQARALIHHQQKGTEGRAIAEAAIYAAQELRAKCIVVFSKSGTMARHLAALRPAQRIIALTPNELTRNALAAIWGLEPYVLDFSGHSSELLARVDEALLTRGLVQRGEMIVEMAGRVPEKPTLSSMMKLHRVGEIEAN; encoded by the coding sequence ATGAAAAAAGCTAAGATTGTTGCGACCATCGGGCCAGCCTCGCGCGCGCCCGAAACGCTGCGTGCCTTGATGCAGGCCGGGATGGATGTCGTGCGCGTGAATATGTCGCACGGCTCCCACGAATCGCACGCCGAAACCATCCAGACCGCGCGCGCCATCGCCGCTGAACTCAACCATCCACTGGCCATCCTACTCGACCTGAGCGGCCCCAAAATCCGCACCGGCAAGTTGCGCGACCACCAACCCGTGCTGTTGGAAGCCGGCCAACAATTGCTCATCACCACGCGCGAAATCGAAGGTGATGCGACCATCGTTTCGACCGGCTACGTGCATTTGCCCAATGACGTGAACGCGGGCGACCGCATTTTGCTGGCGGATGGCTTGATTGAACTGAAGGTCGAACAAACCACCAAGACCGAGGTCGCGACCCGTGTCATCAACGGCGGGCTGCTGGGTGAAAACAAAGGCATCAACGTGCCCGGCGTGAAACTTTCAGCGCCTTCGCTGACCGAGAAAGACCGCGCCGATTTGACCTTTGGTTTGCAGCAGTGCGTGGATTACGTCGCGCTCTCGTTCGTGCGCAGCGCCCGCGATTGTATCGGCGCGCAGACCCTGATCGAATTCCTCGGCAGCCACGTCCCACTCATCGCCAAGATCGAAAAGCGCGAGGCCCTCGACGACCTCGATAACATCATCGAAGCCTGCGACGGAGTGATGGTCGCGCGTGGCGACTTGGGCGTTGAAACCTCAGTCGAGAGCGTGCCCTTCCACCAAAAGCAAATCATCGCCAAAGCCAACGCCGCCGAAAAACTGGTCATCACCGCGACCCAGATGCTCGAATCCATGACCCACGAACCGCGTCCCACGCGCGCCGAAGCCTCTGACGTCGCCAACGCCATCCTCGACGGTACCGACGCCGTGATGCTTTCGGCGGAAACGGCGACCGGGCAATACCCTGTGGCGGCGGTCGAAACGATGGCCCGCATCATCAGTTTCACCGAAAGCAACTGCCCGCTCGATCAAGCGCGCGCGCTGATTCACCATCAGCAAAAGGGCACTGAGGGCCGCGCCATTGCTGAGGCTGCGATATATGCCGCGCAGGAGTTGCGCGCCAAATGCATCGTCGTATTTAGCAAATCGGGCACGATGGCCCGGCATCTGGCGGCGTTGCGCCCGGCCCAGCGCATCATTGCGCTCACGCCGAACGAGCTGACGCGCAACGCACTGGCGGCGATTTGGGGGTTGGAACCATACGTGCTCGATTTCAGCGGACACAGTTCTGAATTGCTCGCCCGTGTGGATGAAGCGTTGCTGACGCGCGGGTTGGTGCAACGCGGCGAAATGATTGTTGAGATGGCCGGGCGGGTGCCGGAAAAACCGACGCTCTCTTCGATGATGAAGTTGCATCGCGTCGGTGAGATTGAAGCCAATTGA
- a CDS encoding TlpA family protein disulfide reductase, whose product MRFHSAARAARLSLLATSALFALLLGAGLPAIPVAQAKIKIGNFPKDAAAKHPLRTLDGREYSLAGLRGQVVVLEFMAVWCVHSRDQVPALNKFDDEDRERGLKIIGVMLTDTETSQQRVQQFIKDQKIEFPLTMLSYDTFEKFIESKDTGVPQTLIYGRSGRLAGHFEGQDANLDANLTAFIKQELDKKL is encoded by the coding sequence ATGCGTTTTCATTCCGCCGCCCGCGCTGCAAGATTGTCTCTGCTCGCCACGTCCGCATTATTTGCGTTGTTATTAGGGGCCGGGCTGCCTGCCATTCCAGTGGCACAAGCCAAAATCAAAATCGGTAATTTCCCCAAAGATGCCGCCGCCAAACATCCGCTGCGCACGCTGGACGGGCGCGAGTACAGTTTGGCTGGGTTGCGCGGCCAGGTCGTAGTGCTGGAATTTATGGCCGTCTGGTGCGTGCATTCGCGCGATCAGGTGCCCGCGCTGAACAAGTTTGATGACGAAGATCGCGAGCGCGGGTTAAAGATCATCGGCGTGATGCTGACCGACACCGAGACTTCGCAACAGCGCGTGCAGCAATTCATCAAAGATCAAAAGATCGAATTTCCGCTGACGATGCTCTCTTATGACACGTTCGAGAAATTCATCGAGTCAAAGGATACGGGCGTGCCGCAAACTTTGATTTATGGCCGCAGCGGGCGGCTGGCCGGGCATTTTGAAGGGCAGGATGCCAATCTGGATGCGAACCTGACGGCGTTTATCAAACAGGAATTGGATAAGAAGCTCTAA
- a CDS encoding TlpA family protein disulfide reductase yields MAATTLHQLFSSARALGALMASLLLALMVSAAPRLGADDIPELPLADGSGDTPEMILKLVPPNAGPVVGAQKAIKLSSLRGKVTLLDMFWSKCPHCEEHAPHVTEWNTAYSKRGLNILGLATDQETDLASVRSFMAKAKTPYPVAFITNMVVAYYADSHDHGVPQMILFGADGKMVKRTIGWNEKLGEEMKQAIEEELKKVAPAPATVKPGSKATAKPVAQKTKQG; encoded by the coding sequence ATGGCAGCAACGACACTACACCAACTTTTCTCTTCCGCGCGCGCTCTGGGCGCACTGATGGCCAGTTTGTTGTTGGCCTTAATGGTCAGCGCCGCGCCGCGTTTGGGGGCGGATGACATCCCCGAATTGCCGCTGGCGGATGGGTCGGGCGATACGCCTGAGATGATTCTGAAACTGGTGCCCCCCAATGCCGGGCCGGTGGTGGGCGCGCAAAAGGCGATTAAGCTTTCCAGCTTGCGCGGCAAGGTCACGTTGCTGGATATGTTTTGGTCGAAATGCCCGCATTGCGAGGAACACGCGCCGCACGTGACGGAATGGAACACGGCGTATAGCAAACGCGGTCTGAACATCTTGGGACTGGCCACCGATCAGGAAACAGACCTCGCCAGCGTGCGCTCGTTTATGGCAAAGGCGAAAACTCCTTACCCGGTCGCCTTCATCACGAATATGGTGGTGGCCTATTACGCCGACAGTCACGATCATGGCGTGCCGCAAATGATTCTCTTTGGCGCGGACGGCAAAATGGTCAAGCGCACCATCGGCTGGAACGAGAAGCTCGGCGAAGAGATGAAACAGGCGATTGAAGAAGAATTGAAGAAAGTTGCTCCCGCGCCTGCCACCGTCAAACCTGGCAGCAAAGCGACGGCCAAACCGGTCGCGCAAAAAACCAAGCAAGGCTAG
- a CDS encoding TlpA family protein disulfide reductase, with amino-acid sequence MKHFAIKQFLPALLLSAAFCTLGCDNAAAPKPVASSGASSTSDAIPASAMPKSTGQPSGEAIETAQALLVPKHAGGSLKLNEYRGKVVVVDFWGTWCAPCRKQAPQLAELNKRYGAKGLAVIGMSLDDQKTDQKLVNDFIKQVGINYTIAYPSRIVTDSFLKGTEDDSGSPPIPQLFIFGKDGKLVDHLVGERPEKGLAYLEQVVTKQLGTT; translated from the coding sequence ATGAAGCATTTCGCTATTAAACAATTCCTGCCCGCGCTTTTGTTGAGTGCGGCGTTTTGCACACTGGGCTGCGACAACGCCGCCGCGCCAAAACCGGTGGCGAGTTCGGGCGCCAGCTCAACCAGCGACGCCATTCCGGCCAGCGCGATGCCCAAATCCACGGGGCAGCCCAGCGGCGAGGCCATCGAAACCGCGCAAGCGTTGTTGGTGCCCAAGCACGCGGGCGGTTCGCTGAAACTGAATGAGTATCGTGGCAAAGTCGTCGTCGTGGATTTTTGGGGCACCTGGTGCGCGCCTTGCCGCAAACAAGCGCCGCAGTTGGCTGAATTGAACAAACGCTACGGTGCCAAGGGGCTGGCCGTCATCGGCATGAGCCTGGACGATCAAAAGACCGATCAAAAGCTCGTCAACGATTTCATCAAACAAGTCGGCATCAATTACACCATCGCTTATCCGAGCCGCATCGTGACCGATTCTTTTCTGAAAGGCACCGAAGACGACAGCGGCTCGCCGCCGATTCCGCAACTTTTCATCTTCGGCAAAGACGGCAAGCTGGTTGATCATCTGGTCGGCGAACGTCCTGAAAAAGGGCTGGCCTATCTCGAACAGGTTGTCACCAAGCAACTGGGCACCACATAA
- a CDS encoding DNA gyrase inhibitor YacG, producing MRRCPTCRQPVDWEQSEFRPFCSERCQTIDLGRWASEEYRVPLMESSDGLTTDFDRDPVAQSFDDEHEAFRY from the coding sequence ATGCGCCGTTGTCCCACGTGCCGCCAACCCGTAGATTGGGAGCAAAGCGAGTTTCGCCCGTTTTGTTCCGAACGCTGCCAAACGATTGATTTGGGGCGTTGGGCCTCAGAGGAATATCGGGTGCCATTGATGGAAAGTTCTGATGGTTTAACCACTGATTTTGACCGCGACCCGGTCGCGCAGTCTTTTGATGATGAGCATGAAGCATTTCGCTATTAA
- a CDS encoding YjbQ family protein, with translation MKSYTKYLTFQTKKRREYLNITDEVAAALRASGVQEGFVLVSAMHITASVYINDAEDGLIADIDEWLERLAPMRADYRHHQTGEDNGDAHLKNLLMHHQVLVPITKGELDLGTWQQIYYAEFDGQRRKRVIIKIIGA, from the coding sequence ATGAAGTCTTACACCAAGTATCTGACGTTTCAGACCAAGAAACGGCGCGAGTATCTCAATATCACTGACGAAGTGGCGGCGGCGCTCCGTGCCAGCGGCGTGCAGGAAGGCTTTGTTTTGGTTTCAGCCATGCATATCACGGCATCGGTGTACATCAACGATGCTGAAGATGGCTTAATTGCCGACATTGATGAATGGTTGGAGCGGTTAGCCCCGATGCGCGCCGATTACCGCCATCATCAAACCGGCGAAGACAATGGCGATGCGCATCTGAAAAACCTATTGATGCATCATCAAGTGCTGGTGCCGATCACCAAAGGCGAGTTAGACCTGGGCACCTGGCAACAAATTTATTACGCGGAGTTTGACGGCCAGCGCCGCAAACGCGTCATCATCAAAATCATCGGCGCATAA
- a CDS encoding sodium:calcium antiporter yields MRTLIWLFLAIAITLPWLFFVLTGEGHHLVASHPAQVSALSGLAIIGAAFLLSWGAELSERDIPRALALIALALISVLPEYAIGLHYAWAEGRAGTHEGLAVANMTGANRILIGVGWALVAIVYYFKHGKKAVELDHSQGLELSLLLLATVYTLVIPLKGTLSLFDTVVLFALFLFYAARASQGEKHDEPDLEGVAGELDQRLGDGARRLAVLLMFGFAGLVIWFSSEPFAEGLKATGTVYGVNQFLLVQWLAPLASESPEGLVALLFALKGKGSTGLGALISSKVNQWTLLVGAIPLVYALAVGAWVPMELSSLHKEELLLTSAQSLFAAVIISDFRLALWEGVLLLVLFLAQFFFPQPEIRYIFSGIYLVAATAMIMTSRIRRQMMWNALLLRRCDPSKF; encoded by the coding sequence ATGCGAACTTTAATTTGGTTATTTCTAGCCATCGCTATCACCCTGCCTTGGCTTTTCTTTGTCTTGACTGGTGAGGGCCATCACTTGGTTGCCAGCCATCCCGCCCAGGTTTCGGCGCTCTCTGGTCTGGCCATCATTGGCGCGGCATTTCTGTTGAGTTGGGGCGCAGAGCTTTCTGAACGCGACATCCCCCGGGCGCTGGCGTTGATTGCATTAGCACTGATCAGCGTCCTGCCTGAATACGCCATCGGCTTGCATTACGCTTGGGCCGAAGGCCGGGCGGGCACGCACGAAGGCTTGGCCGTGGCCAACATGACCGGCGCAAACCGCATCCTCATCGGCGTTGGCTGGGCCTTGGTGGCAATTGTCTATTATTTCAAGCACGGTAAAAAAGCGGTCGAACTGGATCATTCGCAAGGGTTGGAACTGAGCCTGCTGCTGTTGGCCACGGTGTATACGCTGGTGATTCCGCTAAAGGGCACGCTTTCGCTGTTCGACACCGTAGTGCTCTTCGCCCTGTTTCTTTTTTACGCCGCCCGTGCTTCGCAGGGCGAAAAACACGATGAGCCGGATTTGGAAGGCGTCGCTGGTGAATTGGATCAGCGGCTCGGCGATGGCGCGCGGCGCTTGGCCGTGTTGCTGATGTTCGGCTTCGCCGGACTGGTCATTTGGTTTTCTTCCGAACCCTTTGCCGAAGGGTTGAAAGCAACGGGTACGGTTTACGGCGTCAATCAGTTTCTGCTGGTGCAATGGCTCGCGCCGCTGGCCTCGGAATCGCCCGAAGGCTTGGTGGCGTTGCTCTTCGCCTTAAAAGGCAAAGGCTCGACGGGCCTCGGCGCGCTGATTTCGTCAAAGGTCAATCAATGGACGCTACTGGTCGGCGCGATTCCGCTGGTTTACGCGCTGGCGGTCGGCGCGTGGGTGCCGATGGAGTTGAGCAGCTTGCACAAAGAGGAATTGCTGCTGACCTCGGCGCAATCGCTGTTTGCCGCTGTTATCATTTCTGATTTCCGTTTGGCATTGTGGGAAGGCGTCTTGTTGCTCGTGTTGTTTCTAGCGCAATTCTTCTTTCCACAGCCAGAGATTCGCTACATTTTCAGCGGCATCTATTTGGTGGCGGCCACTGCAATGATCATGACCTCGCGGATTCGGCGGCAGATGATGTGGAATGCGTTGTTGTTGCGCAGGTGCGATCCGTCGAAGTTTTGA
- a CDS encoding pyridoxal-phosphate dependent enzyme, protein MNYKNNVLELIGNTPLVKLNKLTKGLKPLVLAKMESYNPGGSVKDRIGIAMIERAERAGDLKPGGTIVEATSGNTGIGLALVSAIRGYRCVFVMTEKASQEKARYLKGLGADVIVVSAAAKPDTPEHYVSVAKRIARETPNAILTNQYANPANPEKHFKTTGPELWEATEGRLTHFVAGLGTGGTISGTGRYLKEQNPNIKIIGADPVGSVFKTYKETGKLMSASPYLVEGIGQELIPENVHLKYVDEIINVTDRDSFSTARRLCREEAIFCGGSTGTNAWAALKAAETAGENDIIVFIVCDTGERYLSKFLSDEWLKEKQLLGPERMTLSLLNESKLHAGKPRLISISPDTLIGDALKLMNERGLSQLPVLDDGKAVGSVRESHLMARLLDERSLLNEPVRAVMDEAFPVVSETVDVERAMKYLKESPALLVEEYGRIVGIITRHDVIDIDSRSVIDGRAWPMFDH, encoded by the coding sequence ATGAATTATAAAAACAACGTCCTCGAACTTATCGGCAATACGCCGCTCGTCAAACTCAACAAGCTGACCAAAGGCCTGAAGCCGCTTGTGCTGGCCAAGATGGAATCGTACAACCCCGGCGGCAGCGTCAAAGATCGCATCGGCATTGCGATGATCGAGCGCGCCGAGCGCGCGGGCGATCTGAAACCCGGCGGCACGATTGTCGAAGCCACCAGCGGCAACACCGGCATCGGGCTGGCGTTGGTCAGTGCGATCAGAGGCTATCGCTGCGTGTTCGTAATGACGGAAAAGGCGAGTCAGGAAAAGGCGCGTTATCTGAAAGGTCTGGGCGCCGACGTGATCGTCGTATCGGCGGCGGCCAAACCTGACACGCCGGAGCATTACGTCAGCGTCGCCAAACGCATTGCGCGCGAGACGCCGAATGCCATCCTGACCAATCAATATGCCAACCCAGCCAATCCCGAAAAGCATTTCAAAACGACCGGGCCGGAGTTGTGGGAAGCAACCGAAGGCCGCCTTACGCATTTTGTCGCGGGCCTGGGCACGGGCGGCACGATCAGCGGCACGGGGCGTTATCTGAAAGAGCAGAACCCCAATATCAAAATCATCGGCGCTGATCCGGTTGGTTCGGTGTTCAAGACCTACAAAGAGACCGGCAAGCTGATGAGCGCTTCGCCATACTTGGTCGAAGGCATTGGGCAGGAATTGATCCCCGAAAACGTCCATCTGAAATACGTGGACGAGATCATCAATGTGACCGACCGCGATTCGTTTAGCACGGCACGCCGCCTGTGCCGCGAGGAAGCCATCTTTTGCGGCGGCAGCACGGGCACGAACGCCTGGGCGGCGTTGAAGGCGGCAGAGACGGCGGGTGAAAACGACATCATTGTGTTCATCGTGTGCGATACAGGCGAGCGCTACTTGTCAAAATTCCTGTCGGACGAATGGCTGAAAGAGAAACAATTGCTGGGGCCGGAGCGCATGACGCTGAGTTTGCTCAACGAATCGAAGCTGCACGCCGGGAAGCCGCGCCTGATTTCCATCTCACCCGATACGTTGATCGGTGATGCTTTGAAGTTGATGAACGAGCGTGGCCTCTCGCAATTGCCGGTGCTGGATGACGGCAAGGCTGTGGGCAGTGTGCGCGAAAGCCATTTGATGGCGCGCTTGCTGGATGAACGTTCGCTGCTCAATGAGCCGGTGCGCGCCGTAATGGATGAAGCCTTCCCAGTCGTCAGCGAGACGGTGGACGTCGAGCGCGCGATGAAGTACCTGAAAGAATCGCCCGCGTTGTTGGTCGAAGAATACGGACGCATCGTCGGCATCATCACGCGCCACGATGTGATTGATATTGATAGCCGTTCGGTAATTGATGGGCGGGCATGGCCGATGTTCGATCACTGA